A region from the Pristiophorus japonicus isolate sPriJap1 chromosome 14, sPriJap1.hap1, whole genome shotgun sequence genome encodes:
- the cnr2 gene encoding cannabinoid receptor 2, which translates to MNENDSLLFNFTANSTISYNMTTENGTVCDNNFIDMECFMILTEGQSKAIAALCLTVGPFTVLENILVLCVVFFTPKLRSRPSYLFITSLASADLFASIIFVYSFVDFHVFKHKDENYIFLFKLGGVIASFSASVGSLLLTAVDRYICIHKPSEYRTILTRRKAVSCILFMWSVAVVIAFLPLMGWNCFKFQDQCSELFPLVNESYLACWIMFITFLLVLIIYAYIHILWKAHSHSVYMEKRKEGRKGQVAHTRMDIKLAKTLGLILVILIACWSPVLALMIYDVLAKVDKATKKVFAFFSMLCLLNSTVNPIVYALRSRDMRLVLLNILSGCKRQLPSLEGSIESDGHFKNNNTIVTQSSSAENPTLLIPRIVAK; encoded by the coding sequence ATGAATGAAAATGATTCACTCTTGTTTAATTTTACTGCAAATTCAACCATTTCTTACAACATGACCACAGAAAATGGAACAGTTTGTGACAATAATTTCATTGATATGGAATGCTTTATGATCCTTACAGAAGGCCAAAGTAAAGCTATTGCTGCTTTGTGTTTAACAGTGGGGCCTTTTACTGTTTTGGAGAACATTTTAGTTTTGTGCGTGGTATTCTTTACCCCCAAACTCCGAAGTCGACCCTCTTATTTGTTCATAACTAGCCTTGCATCTGCCGACCTCTTTGCGAGCATtatttttgtgtacagttttgtcgaCTTCCACGTTTTCAAGCACAAGGATGAAAATTATATTTTTCTGTTTAAACTCGGAGGTGTCATTGCATCGTTCTCAGCCTCAGTAGGCAGTTTGCTGCTCACTGCCGTTGACAGGTACATATGCATTCACAAGCCTTCTGAATACAGGACAATTTTAACAAGGAGAAAAGCAGTGTCCTGCATTTTATTTATGTGGTCAGTTGCTGTTGTTATAGCTTTTCTTCCTTTGATGGGATGGAATTGCTTTAAGTTCCAAGATCAATGCTCTGAGCTGTTTCCTCTGGTTAATGAAAGCTATTTAGCTTGCTGGATTATGTTTATCACTTTCCTGTTAGTTTTAATAATTTATGCCTATATACATATTCTGTGGAAAGCCCATAGTCATTCAGTCTACATGGAGAAacggaaagaaggaaggaaaggaCAAGTGGCACACACACGTATGGACATTAAACTTGCCAAAACACTGGGCCTAATATTAGTTATTCTGATTGCTTGTTGGTCTCCAGTCTTGGCTCTAATGATATATGATGTATTGGCCAAGGTAGACAAAGCCACCAAAAAGGTATTTGCTTTTTTCAGCATGCTGTGTTTGCTAAATTCTACAGTGAATCCCATTGTTTATGCCCTAAGGAGCAGAGATATGCGCCTTGTATTATTAAATATCTTGTCTGGGTGCAAGAGGCAGCTACCATCTCTGGAGGGCAGCATAGAGTCAGATGGACACTTCAAAAACAACAATACAATTGTGACCCAATCTTCATCAGCCGAGAATCCAACCTTGCTGATTCCGAGAATTGTGGCTAAATGA